The Kitasatospora albolonga nucleotide sequence ACGTCGGGCATCTTGAACTCGCGGAAGCGAGCGGACGTCTGTGTCATCGTCGTCACGACCCCAATCCCTCAGTACGCAAGCGAGCGGTCGACGGCGTCGAGCACCCGGTCCAGGCCCGGCAGGTACTCCTCCTCCAGCCGGGCCGGCGGGTAGGGCACGTGGTAGCCGCCGACCCGCAGGACGGGGGCCTCCAGGTGGTAGAAGCTGCGCTCGGTGATCCGGGCGGCGATCTCCGCGCCGGAGCCGTAGAAGACGGGCGCCTCGTGGACGACGACGAGCCGGCCGGTCTTCTCGACCGACGTCTGGATGGCGTCGAAGTCGATCGGGGACATCGAGCGCAGGTCCAGGACCTCGACCGACTTGCCCTCCTCCTGGGCGGCGGCGGCCGCCTCCAGGCAGACCTTCACCATCGGGCCGTACGCGACGAGCGTCAGGTCGCTGCCCTCGCGGACGGTGACGGCCTTGTGCAGCGGGCCGGGGATGGACTCGGTGTCGACCTCGCCCTTGTCCCAGTAACGCCGCTTGGGCTCGAAGAAGATGACCGGGTCGTCGCTCTGGACGGCCTGCTGCATCATCCAGTAGGCGTCGCTCGCGTTGGCGGGAGAGACCACCTTCAGGCCCGCCACATGCGCGAAGAGCGCCTCGGGGGACTCGCTGTGGTGCTCGACCGCGCCGATGCCGCCGCCGTACGGGATACGGACGACGACCGGGAGCTTGATCTTGCCGAGCGCGCGGGCGTGCATCTTCGCGAGCTGCGTGACGATCTGGTCGTACGCGGGGAAGACGAAGCCGTCGAACTGGATCTCGACGATCGGGCGGTAGCCGCGCAGGGCCAGGCCGATCGCGGTGCCGACGATGCCGGACTCGGCGAGCGGGGTGTCGATGACCCGCTCCTCGCCGAAGTCCTTCTGGAGGCCGTCGGTGATCCGGAAGACCCCGCCGAGCTTTCCGACGTCCTCGCCCATGATGAGGACCTTGGGGTCGGTGTCGAGGGCCAGGCGCAGCGACTCGTTGAGCGCTTTCGCGATGGACATCTTTTCCACGGCCATGGCTACTTGCCCTCCTCGGCGGAGTCTGCGAACGATGCCTGGTAGGCGGCGAACTGGGCCCGCTCCTCGTCGACGAGGGAGTTGCCGTCGGCGTAGGCGTGCTCGAACAGGGACAGCGGCTCCGGGTCGGGCATCGCCCGCACCACCTCGCGTACGCGCTTGCCGAGGGTCTCGCTCTCCGTCTCCAGCTCGGCGAAGAACGCCTCGTCGGCGTGGCCGGAGTTCTCCAGGTATGTGCGCAGCCGCAGGATCGGGTCCTTGGCCTCCCACGCGGCCCGCTCGTCGTCGGCCCGGTACTTCGTCGGGTCGTCGGAGGTGGTGTGGGCGCCCATGCGGTACGTGAACGCCTCGACCAGGGTCGGGCCCTCACCGCGCCGGGCCCGCTCCAGCGCGGAACGGGTCACGGCCAGACACGCCAGTACGTCGTTGCCGTCGACCCGGACGCCGGGGAAGCCGTACCCCTGCGCGCGCTGGTAGAGCGGCACGCGGGTCTGGCGCTCGGTGGGCTCGGAGATGGCCCACTGGTTGTTCTGGCAGAAGAAGACGACCGGGGCGTTGTAGACGGCGGAGAAGGTGAACGACTCCGCGACATCGCCCTGGCTGGAGGCGCCGTCACCGAAGTACGCGATCACGGCCGAGTCCGCGCCGTCCTTGGCGACGCCCATGGCGTAGCCGGTGGCGTGCAGGGTCTGCGAGCCGATGACGATCGTGTACAGGTGGAAGTTGTTGGTGGTCGGGTCCCAGCCGCCGTGGTTCACCCCGCGGAACATGCCCAGCAGGTTGGTGGGGTCGACCCCGCGGCACCAGGCCACGCCGTGCTCGCGGTAGGTCGGGAAGACGTAGTCGTCGTCGCGCAGCGCCCGGCCGCTGCCGATCTGCGCGGCCTCCTGGCCCAGCAGCGAGGCCCACAGGCCCAGCTCCCCCTGCCTCTGGAGGGCGGTCGCCTCGGCGTCGAAGCGGCGGGTGAGGACCATGTCCCGGTACAGGCCGCGCAGCTCGTCAGCGCTCAGGTCGATGCTGTAGTCCGGGTGCTCGACGCGTTCGCCCTCGGGCGTCAGCAGCTGCACGAGCTGGGGCTCGGAACTCTGCGGCTTCTTCGCGGCGCTGGTCCGCTTACTGGCGCGTCGCGGTTTACGCGCGGCGGCAGTGCTCTCCACGGTCACGTGCGTGCTCCTCCGTCGGTCCGGCCCCCGGGGTCTGCCGGGAACCAGTGCGGCTCGCCTGTGTCCGGACCCGTGCACGGGGTGGGTGCTTCTCGGCCGGGATACAGGCGTGACAGGTGCCCCGGCGAGCGCCCTGTCATAGGCACGTTACCCAGTGCATCGCATAACTGCGAAACCCTATCTGACCTGCGTTTTTGCTTGGATTTCCAAGTAAATCGAAAAAATCACGAAGCTCTGCTGGTCACAGCACTGGGAACAGCCTTGCAGGCCGCCGGAACAACGGCACGTTATCCCGCGGATCAGCGGCTGGGAAGAGCGGAGGAGAGGCGAGTATGTGAGACTGCGACCGTGCGCGAAGATGGAAAAATCACGGTATTTCTGCTCGACGATCATGAGGTCGTCCGGCGTGGCGTCCATGAGCTGCTCGCCTCCGAACCGGACATCGAGGTGGTCGGCGAGGCCGGAACGGCCGCCGACGCCCTGGTCAGAATCCCGGCGACCCGCCCCGATGTGGCGGTGCTCGACGTCCGGCTGCCCGACGGCAGCGGGGTCGAGGTGTGCCGGGAGGTCCGTTCGCTGGATGAGAACATCAAATGCCTGATGCTCACCTCGTACGCCGATGACGAGGCCCTTTTCGACGCGATCATGGCCGGGGCGTCGGGATATGTGCTCAAGGCGATCCGCGGGAATGAGCTGCTCAATGCCGTACGGGATGTCGCCGCCGGGAAATCCCTGCTGGACCCCGTGGCGACCGCCCGGGTGCTGGAGCGGCTGCGCGACGGCGGCACCGCCAAGGGCGACGACCGGCTCGCCAACCTCACCGAGCAGGAGCGCAAGATCCTGGACCTGATCGGGGAGGGGCTGACCAACCGGGTCATCGGGGAGCGGCTGCACCTCGCCGAGAAGACCATCAAGAACTACGTCTCCAGCCTGCTGTCCAAGCTGGGCATGGAGCGCCGCTCGCAGGCCGCCGCGTACGTCGCCCGGCTCCAGGCCGAGCGCCGCTGAGCCGGCAACCGGCCGCCCCGGCAGGCCCCGAGGGACTTTGGTCCCGGTCCACCCGGGGCCGGGGACTCTTACCCGGCCCCTACGCGTACCGGACAGTGGACCGTATGCCCACCGACGAAACCCCCGCGCCCACGGCGCTGGAGCTGCTCCGCCGGGTCCCCTACGGCCGCCTGGCCACCAGCATGCGCGCCCTGCCGTTCCTGGCGGTGGCCCGGCACGTGGTGTGCGACGGCCGCATCCTGCTGCGGATGCACAGCGGCTTCGGTTACCACGAGGCGTGCGACGGGAGCGTCGTCGCCTACGGGGCGGACAACTACAACGCGGCCGCGCCGGACCACGGCGACGGCGGCAGCGGCAGCGGGGACCTGTGGTCGGTGCAGTTCACCGGGCCCGCCGAGATCGTCCACCCCTGCCCCGAGCAGGCGGAACTCTTCGGCGCCGCCCCCCTGCGCGCCAACGGCGAACCCTTCGCCCCGGCCTACCTCCGGATCGATCCGCACTTCGCCACAGAGCACACTCTGGACTTCGACGCAAGTCAGCTTGTCCGCCACGCAGCGTGATCTACCATTTGGTAAGTGCCGCGCTCATATGTAACCCGCCCACCAGTTCCTCCGGTCGGCGAGGTGCTGCGCCGCTACCCGGAGGTGGGTGAACCGCTCGCCTGCGAGCCGATCACCAAGGGCCTCCTGAACCACGGATACCGCGTGTCCACCACCCGCGGCTCCTACTTCCTCAAGCACCACCTGGACAAGAAGCACATCGACGACGCCACCGGGGAACGCGCCACGATCGTGCGCCAGCACCGGGCCACCCAGCGGCTGGCCTCCCTCGGGGTGCCCGTCGTCCCGCCGTTGACCGACGCGGACGGCACCACGGTCACGGTGATCGGTGAGAGCTGCTACGCCCTGCACCCCTGGGTCGACGGACTGCACCGGGTCGGGTCCCAGCTCACCCCCCACCAGTCCCGGCGTCTCGGGACGCTCCTCGGAGTCGTACACACCGCTCTTGAGCAGGTCATGCCGACGGACGGTGAACCCGGGCCGTCCGACGGGCCGTTACCCGCCGGGTACGGCAGCCCGCACGCCGCCGACACCTTCGCGCTGATCGACGAGCTGCTGGCCGTGGCGCGGGGGCAGCGGCCCCGGGACACCCCGCGCGACGCCTTCGACGAGCTCGCCGTGCACCGGCTCGTGGAGCGCCGCGCCCTGCTGGAGCTCCACGCCCACCGCCGGCCGCCGACCCCGGACGGGCCCGCCACCGGGTGGGTGCACGGGGACTTCCACCCGCTCAACCTCCTCTACCGGGGCGCCGATCCGGTCGCCATCGTCGACTGGGACCGGCTGGGCGTGCAGCCGCGCGCCGAGGAGGCGGTCCGGGCGGCGGCGATCTTCTTCGTGCAGCCGGGCGGGGAGCTGGACCTGCCGAAGGTACGGGCGTACGCCCGCGCGTACCGGCGTGCGGCGGGCGCGGACCCGGCCGAACTGGCCGCCGCCGTGCACCGGGTGTGGTGGGAGCGGCTCAACGACTTCTGGATACTCCGCTGGCGCTACCGCCTGGACGACCGAAGGGCCGACCCGCAGTTCCCCGCGGTGTCGGCCCTGGCG carries:
- a CDS encoding aminoglycoside phosphotransferase, with the protein product MLRRYPEVGEPLACEPITKGLLNHGYRVSTTRGSYFLKHHLDKKHIDDATGERATIVRQHRATQRLASLGVPVVPPLTDADGTTVTVIGESCYALHPWVDGLHRVGSQLTPHQSRRLGTLLGVVHTALEQVMPTDGEPGPSDGPLPAGYGSPHAADTFALIDELLAVARGQRPRDTPRDAFDELAVHRLVERRALLELHAHRRPPTPDGPATGWVHGDFHPLNLLYRGADPVAIVDWDRLGVQPRAEEAVRAAAIFFVQPGGELDLPKVRAYARAYRRAAGADPAELAAAVHRVWWERLNDFWILRWRYRLDDRRADPQFPAVSALAVWWTREYEAVCAAFTE
- a CDS encoding DNA-binding response regulator, with protein sequence MREDGKITVFLLDDHEVVRRGVHELLASEPDIEVVGEAGTAADALVRIPATRPDVAVLDVRLPDGSGVEVCREVRSLDENIKCLMLTSYADDEALFDAIMAGASGYVLKAIRGNELLNAVRDVAAGKSLLDPVATARVLERLRDGGTAKGDDRLANLTEQERKILDLIGEGLTNRVIGERLHLAEKTIKNYVSSLLSKLGMERRSQAAAYVARLQAERR
- a CDS encoding alpha-ketoacid dehydrogenase subunit beta — encoded protein: MAVEKMSIAKALNESLRLALDTDPKVLIMGEDVGKLGGVFRITDGLQKDFGEERVIDTPLAESGIVGTAIGLALRGYRPIVEIQFDGFVFPAYDQIVTQLAKMHARALGKIKLPVVVRIPYGGGIGAVEHHSESPEALFAHVAGLKVVSPANASDAYWMMQQAVQSDDPVIFFEPKRRYWDKGEVDTESIPGPLHKAVTVREGSDLTLVAYGPMVKVCLEAAAAAQEEGKSVEVLDLRSMSPIDFDAIQTSVEKTGRLVVVHEAPVFYGSGAEIAARITERSFYHLEAPVLRVGGYHVPYPPARLEEEYLPGLDRVLDAVDRSLAY
- a CDS encoding pyruvate dehydrogenase (acetyl-transferring) E1 component subunit alpha; translated protein: MTVESTAAARKPRRASKRTSAAKKPQSSEPQLVQLLTPEGERVEHPDYSIDLSADELRGLYRDMVLTRRFDAEATALQRQGELGLWASLLGQEAAQIGSGRALRDDDYVFPTYREHGVAWCRGVDPTNLLGMFRGVNHGGWDPTTNNFHLYTIVIGSQTLHATGYAMGVAKDGADSAVIAYFGDGASSQGDVAESFTFSAVYNAPVVFFCQNNQWAISEPTERQTRVPLYQRAQGYGFPGVRVDGNDVLACLAVTRSALERARRGEGPTLVEAFTYRMGAHTTSDDPTKYRADDERAAWEAKDPILRLRTYLENSGHADEAFFAELETESETLGKRVREVVRAMPDPEPLSLFEHAYADGNSLVDEERAQFAAYQASFADSAEEGK